One stretch of Bos indicus x Bos taurus breed Angus x Brahman F1 hybrid chromosome 22, Bos_hybrid_MaternalHap_v2.0, whole genome shotgun sequence DNA includes these proteins:
- the NICN1 gene encoding nicolin-1 isoform X3 — MSRVSVPCHVKGTVALQVGDVRTSQGRPGVLVIDVTFPSVAPFELQEIMFKNYYTAFLTIRVRQHTSTHTPAKWVTCLRDYCLMPDPHSEEGAQEYVSLFKHQMLCDMAQVLELRLILRQPSPLWLSFTVEELQIFQQGPKSPSMTFPKWLSHPVPCEQPTPLLESSGNVSWRAPQPRLASLEF; from the exons ATGTCCCGCGTGTCGGTCCCCTGCCATGTGAAAGGTACAGTGGCCCTGCAGGTGGGCGACGTGCGGACCTCCCAAGGCCGGCCTGGTGTGCTGGTCATCGATGTCACCTTCCCCAGCGTCGCGCCCTTCGAG TTGCAGGAGATCATGTTTAAGAATTACTACACAGCCTTTTTGACCATCCGTGTTCGCCAGCACACCTCAACACACACTCCAGCCAAGTGGGTGACCTGCCTGCGGGACTACTGCCTGATGCCCGATCCGCACAGTGAGGAGGGAGCCCAGGAGTACGTATCGCTGTTCAAGCACCAG ATGCTGTGTGACATGGCCCAAGTACTGGAACTGCGCCTGATTCTGCGACAGCCATCACCACTGTGGTTGTCTTTCACGGTGGAGGAGCTTCAGATCTTCCAGCAGGGACCAAAG AGCCCTTCCATGACCTTCCCCAAGTGGCTGTCCCATCCAGTGCCTTGTGAACAGCCCACTCCCCTTCTTGAG TCATCTGGGAATGTCAGCTGGAGGGCCCCACAGCCCCGCTTGGCCTCTCTGGAGTTCTGA
- the NICN1 gene encoding nicolin-1 isoform X1, translating into MSRVSVPCHVKGTVALQVGDVRTSQGRPGVLVIDVTFPSVAPFELQEIMFKNYYTAFLTIRVRQHTSTHTPAKWVTCLRDYCLMPDPHSEEGAQEYVSLFKHQMLCDMAQVLELRLILRQPSPLWLSFTVEELQIFQQGPKSPSMTFPKWLSHPVPCEQPTPLLEGLPDPSRVSSEVQQMWALTEMIRASHTSTRIGRFDVDGCYDLNLLSYT; encoded by the exons ATGTCCCGCGTGTCGGTCCCCTGCCATGTGAAAGGTACAGTGGCCCTGCAGGTGGGCGACGTGCGGACCTCCCAAGGCCGGCCTGGTGTGCTGGTCATCGATGTCACCTTCCCCAGCGTCGCGCCCTTCGAG TTGCAGGAGATCATGTTTAAGAATTACTACACAGCCTTTTTGACCATCCGTGTTCGCCAGCACACCTCAACACACACTCCAGCCAAGTGGGTGACCTGCCTGCGGGACTACTGCCTGATGCCCGATCCGCACAGTGAGGAGGGAGCCCAGGAGTACGTATCGCTGTTCAAGCACCAG ATGCTGTGTGACATGGCCCAAGTACTGGAACTGCGCCTGATTCTGCGACAGCCATCACCACTGTGGTTGTCTTTCACGGTGGAGGAGCTTCAGATCTTCCAGCAGGGACCAAAG AGCCCTTCCATGACCTTCCCCAAGTGGCTGTCCCATCCAGTGCCTTGTGAACAGCCCACTCCCCTTCTTGAG GGTCTCCCAGACCCCAGCAGGGTATCCTCCGAGGTCCAGCAGATGTGGGCGCTGACAGAGATGATCCGGGCCAGCCACACCTCCACAAGGATCGGCCGCTTTGAC GTGGATGGCTGTTATGACCTGAACTTGCTGTCCTACACTTGA
- the NICN1 gene encoding nicolin-1 isoform X2, whose protein sequence is MSRVSVPCHVKGTVALQVGDVRTSQGRPGVLVIDVTFPSVAPFEHTSTHTPAKWVTCLRDYCLMPDPHSEEGAQEYVSLFKHQMLCDMAQVLELRLILRQPSPLWLSFTVEELQIFQQGPKSPSMTFPKWLSHPVPCEQPTPLLEGLPDPSRVSSEVQQMWALTEMIRASHTSTRIGRFDVDGCYDLNLLSYT, encoded by the exons ATGTCCCGCGTGTCGGTCCCCTGCCATGTGAAAGGTACAGTGGCCCTGCAGGTGGGCGACGTGCGGACCTCCCAAGGCCGGCCTGGTGTGCTGGTCATCGATGTCACCTTCCCCAGCGTCGCGCCCTTCGAG CACACCTCAACACACACTCCAGCCAAGTGGGTGACCTGCCTGCGGGACTACTGCCTGATGCCCGATCCGCACAGTGAGGAGGGAGCCCAGGAGTACGTATCGCTGTTCAAGCACCAG ATGCTGTGTGACATGGCCCAAGTACTGGAACTGCGCCTGATTCTGCGACAGCCATCACCACTGTGGTTGTCTTTCACGGTGGAGGAGCTTCAGATCTTCCAGCAGGGACCAAAG AGCCCTTCCATGACCTTCCCCAAGTGGCTGTCCCATCCAGTGCCTTGTGAACAGCCCACTCCCCTTCTTGAG GGTCTCCCAGACCCCAGCAGGGTATCCTCCGAGGTCCAGCAGATGTGGGCGCTGACAGAGATGATCCGGGCCAGCCACACCTCCACAAGGATCGGCCGCTTTGAC GTGGATGGCTGTTATGACCTGAACTTGCTGTCCTACACTTGA